A segment of the Prochlorococcus marinus CUG1438 genome:
TGTCCTAGAGAGTCTGATGTTCAGGCGGTTAAAGATGCTATTGAGAGAGTTGATCTTACTGATTATTTGTCTACACCTATTGGTAATTTATCTGGAGGTCAGAGAAAACGAACTTTTTTAGCTAGAGCAATTGCGCAAAGAGCGTCAATATTACTTCTTGATGAGCCTTTTTCAGGAGTTGATATAAGAACTGAGAAACTTATCTCGGAATTATTTATTCAATTTAAAAATGAGGGGAAAACTATATTATTATCAACGCACGATATGATTCATGTCCGTGAATTTTGTGATTTGGTACTTTTAATAAATAAAACTGTTGTAGCTTATGGCGAGACCTCTGAAGTATTTACCCCTGAAAATATTACAACCACTTTTGGAGGGATTTCTCCTGATTTCTTGTTTGGACCTGAATCCTAAATCTTAAATTAAATGGAGCTCTATTCTTTTTTAACTTTAGATACATTCATAAGAGATCCTTTAACTCATGACTTTATGAGAAAAGCACTTCTTATGAGTTCATTAGTTGCAGCTGTTTGTGGTTTTCTATCAAGTTATTTAACTCTTAAAGGATGGGCTTTAATGGGAGATGCAGTTTCACATTCGGTAATGCCTGGTGTTGTGGTCGCGTATGCACTAGGTCTTCCTTTCTCATTAGGGGCATTTATTTTCGGGGTTGGTTCTGTAGCATTGATAGGGTTTATTAAGCAGAAATCTAGAGTTAAAGAAGATACTGTTATAGGTCTTGTATTTACTGGATTTTTCGCTCTTGGAATCGTATTGGTTTCTAAAATTAAAAGTAATATTGATTTGCACTCTATTCTTTTTGGTAGCCCATTAGGAATATCACTTTCAGATGTAAAACAAACTATATTCATTTCTTTATTGGTAGTGATCCTTTTATCAATTTTTAGAAAAGATTTAATGCTTTATTGTTTTGATCCTAGGCATGCAAAAACAGTTGGGATTAACGTATTTTTTCTTCATTATTTACTCCTCACATGCTTGTCTTTGGCAGCTGTTGTGGGCTTGCAGTCTGTTGGAATTATTTTGGTAGTTGCAATGTTGATTACACCAGGTGCTACAGCATATTTACTTACGGATAAATTTGATAATATGACAGTAATTTCGGTATTAAGTGCAATCATCTCAAGCCTGATAGGAATCTATGTTAGTTTTTGGTTTGATCTTGAAACAGGCGGATCAATAGTCTTGGCACAAACTTTTATATTTTTATTTGCTTTTTTATTCGCTCCAAGATATGGGATATTTAAGTTAAAGAAATTATTTGCTGGGTATAAATGATAGTGGTGGAAGAAACTTTAAATAATAAGTGGAATTGGTGGCCATTATTCCCCTTATATCCTTATGGAAAAAAGAAAACAATTTTAAGAGAATTAATTCCTGGTCAAATATGGTCTTTGGAACAAATACAGGGACTATATTATGTGGCGGTTCCAATAAGAATGACTGTAATAAAGGTTGATAATGGATTGATGCTAATAAATCCACTGCCACCGACAAAAGAATTAATAAATGAGTTAGAAAAATTAATTACGATACACGGTAAAGTAAAAACAATAATTCTACCGAGTGCCTCTGGACTAGAACATAAAATCGGACTGCCTGCTCTTTCAAGAATTTTTAAAGATGCAGAAATTTGGCTTTGTCCTGGACAATGGAGTTTCCCCATAAATCTACCATTAGATTTTTTAGGAATTCCATCAAAAAGGTCAAGAATACTTTTTAAAGAAGGTACTCCATATACAAACTCCTTTAAATGGTCTTCATTAGGTCCACTAAATTTAGGACTTGGAAGATATCAGGAGATAAGCTGTTTCCATTATCCTACGAAAACTCTTCACGTAACAGATGCAATAGTTGGAATAGATTCCACACCACCTGAGATATTTAATTTTGATCCAACTCCACTTCTTTTTCATTCTAGAGATAGAGGAGATGAGCCTTTGATTGACTCGATCGAACAAAGAAAAAAAGGATGGAAAAGGCTAGTCTTATTTTCATCTTTTTTGAAACCAGGTAAACTAAATATTCCACCACTAAAAAAAATATTTAAGTATTCATTCAAAAAAAATCTTAGAAATTGGAGATCTCATTTCGGTATTTATCCCTTTTTATGGGACGATGATTGGGAATCCTCTCTTGTTGAAATAATGGGTAAAGATACTCCTAAGATTCAAATTGCACCAGTTTTACAAAAATTAATTTTTCCGCGTTCAAAAGAAGTTTTACTTAATTGGTTAGAGAATATAAAGTCTTTTGAAGGTATGGAATATTTAATTCCAGCTCATTTTTCTGCTCCTATAAAATTTTCAATAGAAGATTGTCAAAAATTAATTGATGAAATTAATTCTCAAAAGTGGGATAAACTTCCCGAGGATAATAAATTTTTGATAGGTCTATATAAAAAGTTGTTTGAACTAGGAATAATTCCTGAAGAAGTAAATCTTTAAAAATTATTATTCTTCAATAGACATGTTTTCATCATTTTTAAGAGTTTGTTCCAGCTCTTTTCTTTGCTCCATTTGTCTTAAGAAATATCCTGTCATCATTGCAGAAGATAATAAATTAGCAATATTGTCTTTTGAAGATGTTATTTTTACATCAAATTGATCTGAAGGTAGCATTCCAAGAAGACCTTGAACATTATGTCTAATAATCTCTTGAATATCTTCACTCGCTGATTTTGCTACTCTTTGCAAAACTTCTGGAGATTGTTTTTGTAAATATTGAATTAAATCATTCTCGTCGTTTGGATCATTATTTTCAGTAGCAAGAAATTCTGGATTAAACATTTCTACAGCTTCAATATATAAAAACCCTACAACATCATGTACCCATTAATCTAAATTATTAAGGGCTGGGATCCGAATAGGTCCAATTTTTTTAAACGGCCAATATCTAAAAATAGCTTTACCAATAACCTTTTCATAAGGTAAAAATCCCCAAATATGTGAGTCCATACTATTATTTCTATTATCTCCCATCACCCATAGTGACTCTTTTGGGACAATAAAAGGCCCTATAGAATAATTAATATTTTTGTCAAAAACGTAATTCTTTTGAGCGATATCATTTAAGTAAAGGTTACCGTCTCTTACTTCTACCTTGTCTCCAGGTATTCCAATTACTCTTTTTATTAGTGCAGTATCTGCTTTATAACCAGCATTAATTAATTCTTCCGGAACGTTAAAAACAACTATTTTATTTTTTAATGTTGAAAGATTTGATTTGGATGTGATTTTGGGAGTTACTTTCTCAACAAGAATTTTATCTTGTATTTGAAGAGTTGGAAGCATTGAACCGGATGGGATCCATCTTGGCTCTATAACCTGCCATCGTATAATTAAAGCTATAGATATCCAGATTAAAAGATTTTTTAAATCCTTTAATATTGAATTTCTTTTTTCTTGAGTTCTAGACATGTTTTATTTAATTCAGTTATAAGGAAAATCCCAAAGCATTTATATAAATTATGACATCATCTATTGAATGCAAAAATTTTCTTAGAAGTTTACAACTTTTGAATCTTCTTATAAAAATAGGAGTTCAAAATTTAATAGTATGTCCTGGTAGTAGATCAGCACCTTTAGCAATAGCTGCGGGAGAATTAAATAAATTAGGGCTAGTAAATATTTTTAATTCAATAGATGAGAGATCTGCTGGATTCCACTCTCTTGGGATTTCTGCTGCATCAGGTAAACTTTCTTTAGTTATTACGACTTCTGGGACTGCTGTAAGTAACTTATTGCCAGCAGCAGTTGAGGCAGATCGATCTTGTAAAGGTATTATATTTCTTACTTCTGATAGACCCTTAAGATTAAAAGATTGTGGCGCTAATCAAACAGTAAATCAAGAAGATTTTTTGAGTTCAGTCTGCAGAAGGGTCTTAAGTACAAATCTAAATGGACTTCATGAAACACCAGAAAATGAAATCTTGAATTTAGTTAGAATTACTGAGAAACAAATTTCAACCTTCCCTGGTCCTATCCATTTAAATATTCCTATTGATAAGCCTTTAGGTATTTCATTTTTGAATAAAAAAAATGTTTTAGAGGTTTTTAAGAGAATTTATTTAAAGAAAAAATATATATTTCAGAAAGTTGAAATAAAGTCTGATAAAAACAAATTCTTAGAAATTTCAAAAAGTTTAAATTTAGATAAATCCGGTATTATTTTGGTAGGTCCCTATCAAGGTTCCATAAATGATTTAACTTCTTTCAATAAATCTTTAGAACGATTACAAGAAATTACTGGTTGGCCTGTATTTGCTGATCCTGTTTCAGGAGTTTATTCTGATTTGAGAGGATTAGTTGTGAACTGGGAATTAGTCTTAAGGAAAAATAAAAATTCAATAAATTGTCATCAACTTTTGAGGCTTGGCCCTATGTCATCCTCAATTGATTTGGAGAAGTTTTTAATAAACTTCGAAGGGATACAAATTCTTATAAAAGAAAAAAATTATAGAAAATTGGACCCTATAAAAAAATCATTTGAATATGATTTTGGGGTATCAAATTTTACTAATCTATTGTTTGAAAAATTATCAATCAACGAAAAAAACAAAAAGCCCCTTACTTCGATGGCTCTAGATCTGATGGAGGAAGGCGAGCAGATTAAAGAAATTTTAAAAGAAAAAATTACCCAGGACAATTCAATTACTGAGTATATGCTTGCAAATCTTGTCCCAAAACTTTGGCCGGCTGAAAATCCTATAATGCTTTCCGCGAGTAGCCCGATTAGAGATTGGCTTACATTTTCTGAGAATGGGACTTTAACAAGAAATTGTTTCAGCTTTAGGGGAGCTTCTGGTATCGATGGTACTTTATCTCTTGCATTAGGTATTTCTAGAATTAAAAATCCTCTACTTCTTGTGACTGGAGATTTGGCTTTTATTCATGATATAAACGGTTGGCTGATTGAAAATTCAATCGATATGAATTTAACAATCCTTCTGATAGATAATAATGGTGGAAATATATTTAATCGTATTTATAAAGAAAATTTAAAAGAAGATGAATTAAAAAAACTTTTTCTCATGCCAAAAGAAATAAAATGGCCAAAACTCGCAGAGGCTTATCAAGTAGACTTTAAAAGTGTGTCAAATTTTAAAAAATTACGAGAGGCATTTGATTGGAGCATTTCTATCCAGAAATCTGTAATAATTAAGGTTGATATTAATCCAGAAAATGAAATTTGTGAAAAAAATACACTGCTAGAAA
Coding sequences within it:
- a CDS encoding DUF4336 domain-containing protein, with the translated sequence MIVVEETLNNKWNWWPLFPLYPYGKKKTILRELIPGQIWSLEQIQGLYYVAVPIRMTVIKVDNGLMLINPLPPTKELINELEKLITIHGKVKTIILPSASGLEHKIGLPALSRIFKDAEIWLCPGQWSFPINLPLDFLGIPSKRSRILFKEGTPYTNSFKWSSLGPLNLGLGRYQEISCFHYPTKTLHVTDAIVGIDSTPPEIFNFDPTPLLFHSRDRGDEPLIDSIEQRKKGWKRLVLFSSFLKPGKLNIPPLKKIFKYSFKKNLRNWRSHFGIYPFLWDDDWESSLVEIMGKDTPKIQIAPVLQKLIFPRSKEVLLNWLENIKSFEGMEYLIPAHFSAPIKFSIEDCQKLIDEINSQKWDKLPEDNKFLIGLYKKLFELGIIPEEVNL
- a CDS encoding DUF760 domain-containing protein; translated protein: MFNPEFLATENNDPNDENDLIQYLQKQSPEVLQRVAKSASEDIQEIIRHNVQGLLGMLPSDQFDVKITSSKDNIANLLSSAMMTGYFLRQMEQRKELEQTLKNDENMSIEE
- a CDS encoding metal ABC transporter ATP-binding protein, whose product is MESINYQNFRIDAENICVDYNGKVALYDANLRLKPGQICGLVGMNGAGKTTFFNALTGFVNISKGKIRINGESVRSAQKDQTIAYVPQNEGIDSQFPISVWDVVMMGRYGSMNIFRCPRESDVQAVKDAIERVDLTDYLSTPIGNLSGGQRKRTFLARAIAQRASILLLDEPFSGVDIRTEKLISELFIQFKNEGKTILLSTHDMIHVREFCDLVLLINKTVVAYGETSEVFTPENITTTFGGISPDFLFGPES
- the menD gene encoding 2-succinyl-5-enolpyruvyl-6-hydroxy-3-cyclohexene-1-carboxylic-acid synthase → MTSSIECKNFLRSLQLLNLLIKIGVQNLIVCPGSRSAPLAIAAGELNKLGLVNIFNSIDERSAGFHSLGISAASGKLSLVITTSGTAVSNLLPAAVEADRSCKGIIFLTSDRPLRLKDCGANQTVNQEDFLSSVCRRVLSTNLNGLHETPENEILNLVRITEKQISTFPGPIHLNIPIDKPLGISFLNKKNVLEVFKRIYLKKKYIFQKVEIKSDKNKFLEISKSLNLDKSGIILVGPYQGSINDLTSFNKSLERLQEITGWPVFADPVSGVYSDLRGLVVNWELVLRKNKNSINCHQLLRLGPMSSSIDLEKFLINFEGIQILIKEKNYRKLDPIKKSFEYDFGVSNFTNLLFEKLSINEKNKKPLTSMALDLMEEGEQIKEILKEKITQDNSITEYMLANLVPKLWPAENPIMLSASSPIRDWLTFSENGTLTRNCFSFRGASGIDGTLSLALGISRIKNPLLLVTGDLAFIHDINGWLIENSIDMNLTILLIDNNGGNIFNRIYKENLKEDELKKLFLMPKEIKWPKLAEAYQVDFKSVSNFKKLREAFDWSISIQKSVIIKVDINPENEICEKNTLLEKIIGS
- the lepB gene encoding signal peptidase I, which codes for MSRTQEKRNSILKDLKNLLIWISIALIIRWQVIEPRWIPSGSMLPTLQIQDKILVEKVTPKITSKSNLSTLKNKIVVFNVPEELINAGYKADTALIKRVIGIPGDKVEVRDGNLYLNDIAQKNYVFDKNINYSIGPFIVPKESLWVMGDNRNNSMDSHIWGFLPYEKVIGKAIFRYWPFKKIGPIRIPALNNLD
- a CDS encoding metal ABC transporter permease; the encoded protein is MELYSFLTLDTFIRDPLTHDFMRKALLMSSLVAAVCGFLSSYLTLKGWALMGDAVSHSVMPGVVVAYALGLPFSLGAFIFGVGSVALIGFIKQKSRVKEDTVIGLVFTGFFALGIVLVSKIKSNIDLHSILFGSPLGISLSDVKQTIFISLLVVILLSIFRKDLMLYCFDPRHAKTVGINVFFLHYLLLTCLSLAAVVGLQSVGIILVVAMLITPGATAYLLTDKFDNMTVISVLSAIISSLIGIYVSFWFDLETGGSIVLAQTFIFLFAFLFAPRYGIFKLKKLFAGYK